The following is a genomic window from Mycolicibacterium sp. TY81.
ATCGACCACACCGTGCCGTGGCCGGCCGGGCCGACTCATCCAGGGAACCTGAGCCCGAAATGCCGCAAACACCACCTGTTGAAAACGTTCTACGGTGGGCCTGATGGCTGGCGGGACCGTCAACAACCCGACGGCAGCATTGTGTGGACCGCCCCGACCGGCCACACCTACATCAGCGTGCCCGAGAGCCGAATCTTGTTCCCCCGCACGGTCACCGACACACCGCTGCCGAATCCGCCACCAGATGCCATCGACCTGGACACCACCGCACCGGCCCCCGGCCGGGACATCATGATGCCCCTCCGCCGCCGCACCCGCGCGCAAGATCAAGCCCAGCAGATCGCCTACGAACGCGCCCTCAACCAAGCCGACATCGACGCTCAAGAGGCCGCCCAAGAAGCCTTCGACCGCCAACGCAAAGAACGCCAAGAACGAGAAGCCGCCCGGCAGGCCGAAGAACAACAGCAATCGCACGAGACGACCGAGCGCCCGCCTGCAGACACTGACATCCCACCGCCACTCTGAGCAACACGTGAATGCCCCTGGGAAAGCGAGACTTTCGGGGGTGGCCACGCGTGAGCCAGAACGGGGATCAGCGGCTCCATGCTGGCTTCTCAACACCGAAGTTGCCACCGCTGACCACCTCGCGCGGAAGAAATACAGACAACCTTGCCTTCTCCATCGCTAGCGGGAGCGTACCCCCATTGTCGGTCGCTACACTGCACGTCAGGACCTTGGGTCTGCTGCACGAATAGGTGACATCTGAGTTGGCTTGCCCAGCATGGGCGGGCTGGAAGGATGTCCCCATGGCAAGGCCCTACCCCCGCGAGTTCCGCGACGACGTCGTCCGGGTCGCTCGCAACCGCGATGACGGTGTAACGATCGAGCAGATCGCCACCGATTTCGGAGTGCACCCGATGACGCTGCAGAAATGGCTCCGTCAGGCCGACATCGACGAAGGCACCAAGCCCGGCAAGAGCGCCAGCGAGTCCGGTGAGCTGCGCGAAGCCCGACGGCGGATCAAACTGCTAGAGCAAGAGAACGAGGTGCTGCGTCGGGCCGCAGCGTATTTATCGCAGGCCAATCTGCCGGGAAAAGGGTCTACCCGCTCGTGAAAGAGCTCGCCGCCGACGGGATCCCCGTCGCGGTGACGTGCCGGGTACTCAAGCTCTCCCGCCAACCGTATTACCGCTGGCTGGCCGACCCCATCACCGAGGCCGAACTCATCGAGGCCTACCGCGCCAATGCGCTGTTCGACGCGCACGCAGACGATCCGGAGTTCGGCTACCGCTACCTCGTGGAGGAGGCGCGCGATGCCCGGCGAGCCGATGGCCGAGCGCACCGCATGGCGGATCTGCTCGCAGAATCGACTGTGGAGCGTGTTTGGTAAGAAACGCGGCAAGAACGGCAAAGTCGGGCCGCCGGTGCACGACGATCTTGTCGAGCGTGACTTCACCGCTGAAGGGCCAAATCAGTTGTGGCTCAGTGACATCACTGAGCACCGCACCGGTGAGGGCAAGCTCTACCTCTGTGCGATTAAGGACGTGTTCTCCAACCGGATCGTCGGCTACAGCATCGACTCCCGAATGAAGTCACAACTGGCCATCCGGGCACTACACAGCGCGGTAGCCCGACGCGGAGATGTCGCGGGGTGCATTCTGCACTCGGATCGCGGATCTCAGTTCCGGTCAAGGAAATTCGTACACGCCTTGAATCAACACGAGATGGTCGGCTCTATGGGCCGTGTCGGAGCCGCCGGCGACAACGCCGCCATGGAGAGCTTCTTTAGCCTGCTGCAGAAGAACGTGCTCGACCGCCGCCGCTGGGACACCCGAGAACAACTCCGCATCGCGATCGTCACCTGGATCGAGCGCACCTACCACCGGCGCCGCCGCCAGTCCGGCCTCGGGCGGTTGACCCCGATCGAATTCGAAGCAATCATGACCACACCGGCCAGTCAGGCCGCGTGACCGAAACTGTCACCTGATCGTGCAGCAGACCCCTTGTTGCGCGCAGTCGTCTTGATACTGAACCGGCAGAGGACTGGAGGCGGCGTCATGGGTGCCGAAACTGAAGTCACAGACGGACTTTCCTCTGAATTGTCGCGGTTGGCGCGCACCCTGCAGAGCCAACAGGTCATGGATCTCGATTCTGACCGCTTGTTGCTCGAAGTGACCGAAACCGCCACCCAACTGCTGCCCAAGGTCACACATGGCGGAGTGACGCTTGTTGTCAATCGTCGCCGCCGGACTGTCGAGTCGGTGGCGGCCACCGGACCGATCCCCAGAACGCTCGACAGGTTGCAGGACGAACTCGGCCAAGGGCCGTGCCTGGAATCGATCTGGAACCTGTACACCGTCCGTGTCGAGGACTATGCGACCGAGACGCGGTGGCCGGCCTTTGTCACCGCGTTGCGCGCTCAGACACCGGTGCGCTCGAGTCTGTCCATTCAGCTCTACACCAACGAAAGAGAGCTCGGGACGCTCAACTTGTATTCCGAGGAGGCCAACGTCTTCACCCATGACGTCGAGCAGACCGCCCTGACGCTGGCGGCTCACGCCGCGATCGGACTCGCCAATGCGCGCCGCGGCGAAGAGCTCCAGAGTGCGTTGGCGTCGCGGGACATCATCGGCCAAGCCAAGGGCATCCTGATGGAACGGTTCGACGTCCCCGTAGGTGCGGCCTTCACGATGCTGACGAAGCTCTCGCAGGAATTGAACATCCCTCTGTATGAGGTCGCACGGAAGCTCATCTTCGAAGAGCACCCGCCAAAATAGAAGCTCGGCAGGTGGTGAGACCTGCCGAGCTTCTATCAGTGGAGCGAGTGACGGGATTCGAACCCGTGTGAACGGCTTTGCAGGCCGGTGCCTAGCCACTCAGCCACACCCGCACTGATGACCACAGTGCCAGTGCGTGCGCCTGCCGCCCAGGGTTGAGATCGCGGTGATTGCTACCCCTCGCAGCAATCCCCCACCGGCCGACCCACCGCCGGGCCACCCTGCGGCCAGCCGGCCGGTGAGTCCTCCCACGGCTCCTGACGGCCGTACGGGGTCAGATCCAGGAACGGATAGCCGACCGCCGAATGGTCGAGCCCGCGCGCGTACGCCGAATACGTGTGGAACACCTCGTCGCCGCGGCGCAGGAAAATGCTTGCGCCAGGCCAGTCTCCGCGCAGGTCGTCATCGGTCCAGCCGTCGGCGTGCAGTTCATC
Proteins encoded in this region:
- a CDS encoding GAF and ANTAR domain-containing protein codes for the protein MARTLQSQQVMDLDSDRLLLEVTETATQLLPKVTHGGVTLVVNRRRRTVESVAATGPIPRTLDRLQDELGQGPCLESIWNLYTVRVEDYATETRWPAFVTALRAQTPVRSSLSIQLYTNERELGTLNLYSEEANVFTHDVEQTALTLAAHAAIGLANARRGEELQSALASRDIIGQAKGILMERFDVPVGAAFTMLTKLSQELNIPLYEVARKLIFEEHPPK